Proteins from a single region of Trichoderma asperellum chromosome 3, complete sequence:
- a CDS encoding uncharacterized protein (EggNog:ENOG41), protein MSTVSRKSLPLPAPTETDETETPTELTADISRLGDEKSGYSMADDSTAPISSRARGHRSHRSQTSLLIEYFEGSRTGSSTSRKPSVRVRLTPSTSKRGKSNHNIQVTETKTSRKGSLTRRIPLDDGVPSREHELLGADDGHSVTSYASATEESTVSRNPIDIEITQGQQQQQQRRRRPASPLIPNNERESSYPPGNGSEISAIPTDSFLDGSPGRELGSGEHLEETIEDPKATKTKSKDRSSKVSSDKPKEKGERKRRSKSRAGSISEPPPEEIYTSSRRRSSRSRNPEPPAPQFSAVDSSVLSSNLAPSHRSMDTRSMRSGASKSSINNPKLLETVEDAIRRLILPELSALKREQSKREGRRASFSSSASREDIALDRRRSASQKPESSRDKDGAKESSRHKERRNREARHDYDDLSVHSPSRDSLDTDFRAHDDGNTPKRSSLAKAALAGATGAAAAKALSGTADDVSETGGEKRHRERRRRRNESRARSQSLGRERYAEEYDDEEELPPAPPMPLMSEINPSEMTRTSILSAESDGPHSATEEIAPLASQQRDIPSASSTPTPSRASVDIPQVLGRTHANVSQGDLTALPRGKKEYNQSLEYDTDEFGNKIPIGNFNYDGDPRDIDQGEDPDDGYDDGYYNTQDVPPPLRYVPYQAGLRGLSPIPSVSGFTEADGETPNRNSRGDAYGSIKSHHSLQSLDSVPGNVNGGQRGTAYSEDSQMGQTAAGKAVRPIAANPNIIHPTIAAESAVASLIDGSMLDQSVLTGVYSGAGDSNLSYDDRLKLQSSRGASPDKRSGLDHQEYDDDRQPTPGQSHGYMEYELDENGRKVPRTKYRQSPTSSEAAITAGAVGAAAAALKAAQERKQATVEDATDENYEPAGVFRNKSFKERAMEGWKPRNTPTHSLDRLDYEAAPQLDASSVPDQNNPMPEIGYIDSELQTNPSILNEDIAPGMWSGKATPTEYGQVIPRSKSDEEMRDAHLNDAAHLSREPSGEVDEWRRTSAERKRDTLLTNPYEDASPIVNPELNDNLLGSRGLGFSTGSPGFKYDEGYMSNGPNRTPDAEPKGKAINLAGPSKFMGGEDPFYGSQGNRALSGMSQGMASPFYDASTGGGIDRIENKDIVALMQHLMVRDAQRSARDTEIVALLMNAAIEMRNSFRDLKELVQDTGDDVIFANSENTEKLQKAINGPRPYPGPRSVQSASVATVDDIAVKKKNLWKRALQGLSAKGTSDLTRIEDMLMQLLGEVDVLKTQTAPPISARVSTSGAGQSFDNLQPEGQYEHDKGYEPEGNSTTSHGSQSQSQGQRKFSDHRIDTVPEHEDEYEYDHPTPTAERTQIIPPMSPMDREMQRSGSVPPDGAQQVSDQGYHQPHSADNTPPRSDKGRKGKSSSTSWLPKISRWSGTTASTVSKALRGNTKKDAKNEDMLQSRSGSSMASRDDLYPLDTYGDDRLPGGFPEARLAPPHEIHQESSAPIVPNFTTPEDPKYKAHRNSLNLMHPQPRTGQTERFRTALEHSAQDFDAPATPRSADWGGSVNSLGRLNGNTNERYGNEGGDYWPAALQQQGSAPARPPKEPMNGSAQQTSPRSTRISALQKGSPLGPQGYESGYGSGTGTHPSQYNSTSPKPENKNLNAALGIPSRRPSGPRAMTPKSPDDVAREERRRKRDTFGSIASHVSQASQETDTF, encoded by the exons ATGAGCACCGTCAGTAGAAAAAGCCTCCCGCTGCCTGCCCCGACCGAAACCGACGAGACAGAAACGCCCACGGAGCTTACCGCCGACATCTCCAGGCTTGGTGACGAGAAATCGGGCTACTCCATGGCCGACGACAGCACCGCTCCAATCTCCAGTCGCGCTCGCGGGCACAGAAGCCACCGGTCTCAGACATCGCTATTGATCGAGTACTTTGAAGGCAGCAGGACAGGGAGCTCGACCAGTCGTAAACCCAGCGTGCGAGTGCGGCTCACCCCCTCTACCTCCAAAAGGGGCAAGAGCAATCACAATATCCAAGTGACGGAGACAAAAACTTCCCGCAAAGGTTCGCTGACTCGACGGATTCCCTTGGACGATGGCGTCCCATCCCGCGAGCACGAATTGCTCGGAGCCGACGATGGCCATAGCGTGACGTCGTATGCTTCGGCCACCGAGGAATCCACTGTCTCACGAAACCCCATCGATATAGAGATTACCCAgggccaacagcagcagcagcaacgacggCGCCGCCCTGCCAGCCCACTGATTCCAAATAATGAGAGAGAATCCTCCTATCCGCCAGGAAATGGCTCTGAAATCTCAGCCATCCCCACAGACAGCTTCCTGGATGGCTCTCCTGGACGCGAACTGGGCTCGGGAGAGCATCTCGAAGAGACTATAGAGGATCCCAAGGCTACCAAAACTAAATCAAAAGACCGCTCCTCCAAGGTTTCATCAGACAAGCCCAAGGAGAAGGGAGAACGCAAGCGGCGGTCAAAGAGTCGGGCTGGAAGCATCAGTGAACCTCCGCCCGAGGAGATCTACACGTCGTCACGACGTCGCTCCAGCCGAAGCCGTAACCCGGAACCACCAGCGCCTCAATTTTCTGCTGTTGACTCGAGTGTCTTGTCATCAAACTTGGCCCCAAGCCATCGCTCCATGGATACTCGCTCTATGCGTTCTGGCGCATCGAAATCTTCAATCAACAACCCCAAGTTGCTCGAGACGGTTGAAGATGCTATCCGAAGATTGATTTTGCCAGAGTTGAGCGCTCTTAAGCGAGAACAGAGCAAACGAGAAGGCCGACGTGcgtccttttcttcatccgcCTCAAGGGAAGATATTGCATTGGACCGCAGGCGGTCTGCAAGTCAAAAGCCCGAGTCAAGCAGAGATAAGGACGGCGCGAAAGAGAGTTCCAGGCACAAAGAAAGACGAAACCGTGAAGCTCGTCACGACTACGATGACCTGTCGGTGCACAGCCCTAGCCGAGATTCTCTCGATACGGATTTCCGCGctcatgatgatggcaacactccaaagagaagcagtTTGGCCAAGGCAGCACTCGCTGGCGCGActggcgcagcagcagccaaggcttTGTCCGGCACAGCAGACGATGTATCTGAAACTGGGGGTGAAAAGAGGCATCGTGAGAggcgcagaagaaggaacGAATCCCGAGCCAGGAGCCAAAGTCTCGGCCGTGAACGATACGCGGAAGaatatgatgatgaggaagagtTGCCGCCAGCACCACCAATGCCCCTCATGAGCGAGATCAACCCCTCAGAAATGACGCGGACCTCGATATTGTCAGCAGAATCTGATGGGCCACACTCAGCCACGGAAGAAATCGCCCCATTGGCGAGTCAACAGAGAGACATCCCTTCGGCTTCGTCAACACCCACTCCTTCTAGAGCATCTGTAGACATACCCCAAGTACTAGGCAGGACTCATGCCAATGTGTCACAGGGCGACCTTACTGCTCTGCCACGTGGCAAGAAGGAATACAATCAAAGCCTGGAGTATGATACGGACGAGTTCGGAAATAAGATTCCCATCGGCAATTTCAACTACGATGGAGATCCTCGCGATATTGACCAGGGCGAAGACCCAGACGATGGCTACGATGATGGCTATTACAATACGCAGGACGTTCCTCCGCCTCTGAGATATGTCCCGTACCAGGCGGGCCTACGTGGCTTGAGCCCAATACCCAGCGTGTCTGGCTTCACAGAGGCTGATGGAGAAACGCCAAATAGGAATTCACGCGGCGACGCCTATGGATCCATCAAGTCTCATCACTCACTGCAATCACTTGACTCTGTCCCTGGTAACGTTAATGGGGGCCAAAGAGGCACTGCCTACTCTGAAGATTCTCAGATGGGACAGACGGCTGCAGGAAAGGCTGTCCGACCTATTGCTGCTAACCCAAATATCATTCATCCCACCATTGCGGCCGAATCTGCCGTTGCCTCCCTGATTGATGGGTCAATGCTTGACCAATCCGTCCTAACTGGCGTCTATAGCGGTGCGGGAGATTCCAATCTCTCATATGATGACCGACTTAAGCTTCAAAGCAGCCGGGGTGCTAGCCCGGATAAGCGTTCTGGCCTTGATCACCAAGAATATGACGACGATCGTCAACCAACTCCTGGACAGTCTCATGGATACATGGAATATGAGCTTGATGAGAATGGACGAAAGGTGCCTCGCACAAAGTATCGCCAGTCCCCCACATCGTCTGAAGCTGCCATCACCGCAGGCGCCGttggtgctgccgctgccgctctAAAGGCCGCtcaagagagaaagcaagCCACCGTTGAGGATGCTACCGACGAGAACTACGAACCTGCCGGCGTGTTCCGCAACAAATCATTCAAAGAGCGTGCTATGGAAGGCTGGAAGCCACGAAACACCCCCACTCATAGCTTGGACAGACTTGATTATGAGGCTGCGCCCCAGTTGGACGCTAGCAGTGTTCCCGATCAAAATAACCCAATGCCTGAAATTGGCTACATTGACTCAGAGTTGCAAACCAACCCATCGATACTAAACGAAGACATTGCCCCTGGTATGTGGTCTGGCAAGGCCACGCCTACAGAATATGGCCAGGTCATTCCCAGGTCAAAGTCTGATGAGGAAATGAGAGATGCTCACCTCAACGATGCTGCCCATCTCAGCCGAGAGCCGAGTGGAGAAGTTGACGAGTGGCGGAGAACGTCTGCTGAGCGGAAGCGTGACACTCTGCTCACCAACCCGTATGAGGATGCCAGCCCCATTGTCAACCCCGAGCTTAACGATAACCTTCTGGGCTCTCGCGGCCTGGGTTTCAGCACGGGCAGCCCTGGGTTCAAATATGATGAAGGATACATGTCTAATGGACCTAATCGAACCCCCGACGCCGAACCCAAGGGCAAGGCTATCAATCTCGCGGGTCCGTCCAAGTTTATGGGAGGCGAAGATCCATTCTACGGATCTCAGGGCAACCGCGCTCTTAGCGGCATGTCTCAAGGCATGGCTTCTCCGTTTTACGATGCTTCCACGGGTGGAGGAATCGACCGCATTGAGAACAAGGATATTGTTGCCTTGATGCAGCAC CTCATGGTCCGCGATGCCCAGCGAAGTGCCCGTGACACAGAAATTGTTGCTCTCCTTATGAATGCTGCCATTGAGATGCGCAATTCCTTCCGTGACTTGAAGGAGCTGGTTCAAGATACCGGAGATGATGTCATCTTCGCCAACTCTGAAAACACCGAAAAGCTTCAAAAGGCTATCAACGGACCAAGACCTTATCCTGGCCCTCGCTCTGTGCAAAGCGCCTCAGTTGCCACTGTGGATGATATtgcagtgaagaagaagaacttgTGGAAACGCGCTCTCCAGGGCCTTAGTGCCAAGGGCACAAGCGATCTCACTCGCATCGAAGACATGCTGATGCAGCTTCTCGGAGAGGTTGACGTTCTCAAGACTCAGACAGCCCCGCCCATCTCTGCTAGAGTCTCTACCAGCGGTGCAGGACAGTCATTTGACAATCTGCAGCCGGAGGGGCAGTACGAGCATGACAAGGGCTACGAACCCGAAGGCAACTCGACCACCAGCCATGGCAGCCAGTCCCAATCCCAGGGGCAGCGTAAGTTCTCCGATCATCGCATCGACACAGTGCCCGAGCACGAGGATGAGTATGAGTATGATCACCCTACTCCGACGGCAGAGCGAACTCAAATCATTCCTCCGATGAGCCCCATGGATCGCGAGATGCAACGTAGCGGCTCTGTCCCTCCAGACGGCGCACAACAGGTCTCTGACCAGGGCTACCACCAGCCGCACAGCGCCGACAACACCCCCCCTCGGAGCGACAAGGGACGAAAGGGCAAGTCAAGTAGCACCAGTTGGTTGCCTAAGATCTCCCGCTGGTCTGGAACGACAGCGTCTACCGTAAGCAAGGCGCTGCGCGGCAACACCAAGAAGGACGCCAAGAATGAGGACATGCTGCAATCTCGATCAGGATCAAGCATGGCTTCGCGTGATGATCTCTATCCTCTCGACACCTATGGTGACGACAGACTTCCGGGAGGATTTCCCGAGGCACGCCTGGCACCGCCACACGAGATTCATCAGGAATCATCAGCGCCTATTGTGCCGAATTTCACCACACCAGAAGATCCGAAATACAAGGCGCACCGCAACTCGCTCAACCTCATGCACCCTCAGCCAAGAACAGGACAGACAGAGCGATTCCGAACCGCGTTGGAACATTCTGCTCAAGATTTCGATGCTCCGGCGACACCCAGATCTGCTGATTGGGGTGGCTCAGTGAACAGCCTTGGCCGTCTCAATGGCAACACAAATGAGCGATATGGAAACGAGGGTGGTGATTACTGGCCCGCTGCTCTGCAGCAACAAGGCTCTGCCCCAGCCCGGCCACCCAAGGAGCCCATGAACGGCTCAGCTCAGCAGACATCACCCCGATCTACACGGATTTCAGCGCTGCAGAAGGGCAGCCCCTTGGGCCCTCAAGGCTACGAAAGCGGCTACGGCAGTGGCACCGGCACTCACCCCAGCCAATACAACAGCACCAGCCCCAAGCCTGAGAATAAGAACTTGAACGCTGCCCTTGGCATCCCATCGCGCAGGCCCAGCGGCCCTCGAGCAATGACTCCCAAGAGCCCAGATGACGTggcaagagaggagaggcgacGAAAGAGAG ACACGTTTGGCAGCATTGCAAGCCACGTTAGTCAGGCCAGCCAAGAAACGGACACATTCTAG